Proteins from a single region of Pseudarthrobacter sp. NIBRBAC000502772:
- a CDS encoding FUSC family protein, producing the protein MPLVPRAFRALLTLGPARSDHRAALRLAISGGVPALALLVGGRPDLIIYAAFGAFAGRYGRDEPHQLRVIHQAQAAAMLVAGVTIGISLAAIDVRPWALVATAAVLAAAGSVVADKIRLKPAGPFFAIFALGACASVPLAVPWWCATLICLGSAGFSVLIGFAGWIGVRAWQPGASRAVAPADSPAARIHALRYLLAVGAAGSAGLLMGIGHHYWAMAAAAVPLAAETLRGRIQRGVHGVIGTLAGVGGTALILLLQPSVTVLALVVIVLQFPTELFMARQYGLALVFFTPLILMMTLLANPSDPARLIADRALETLVGVAAGVILALCIREPRQTRRDLP; encoded by the coding sequence ATGCCCCTCGTTCCCCGCGCATTCCGCGCACTGTTGACGCTCGGCCCGGCACGAAGCGACCATCGGGCCGCATTGCGCCTCGCGATCAGTGGCGGGGTCCCGGCCCTGGCACTTCTGGTCGGTGGCCGGCCGGACCTGATCATCTACGCTGCCTTCGGAGCCTTCGCCGGCAGGTATGGAAGGGACGAACCTCACCAGCTACGGGTGATTCACCAGGCCCAGGCCGCCGCTATGCTCGTGGCCGGAGTCACGATAGGCATCAGCCTCGCCGCCATAGACGTCCGACCGTGGGCGCTGGTTGCCACCGCGGCTGTCCTCGCAGCCGCGGGGTCCGTCGTCGCCGACAAAATCCGGCTCAAACCCGCGGGTCCCTTCTTCGCAATTTTCGCCCTCGGCGCCTGCGCCTCTGTGCCGCTGGCCGTTCCTTGGTGGTGCGCCACGTTGATCTGCCTCGGTTCTGCCGGCTTCTCCGTACTGATCGGTTTCGCAGGCTGGATTGGGGTCCGTGCCTGGCAGCCAGGAGCCTCCCGTGCCGTCGCCCCCGCTGATTCCCCCGCCGCCCGAATCCACGCGCTCCGCTATCTCCTGGCTGTCGGCGCCGCCGGTAGCGCGGGACTTCTGATGGGGATAGGCCACCACTATTGGGCGATGGCCGCGGCCGCCGTTCCGCTGGCCGCCGAGACGCTCAGGGGACGCATCCAACGCGGCGTCCACGGCGTCATCGGAACACTAGCGGGTGTCGGGGGCACCGCCCTGATCCTGCTGCTGCAACCCTCCGTCACGGTGCTGGCCCTCGTGGTGATCGTGCTGCAGTTTCCCACTGAATTGTTCATGGCACGGCAATACGGCCTCGCGCTGGTCTTCTTCACTCCCCTGATCCTGATGATGACACTCCTCGCCAACCCTTCGGACCCCGCCAGGCTCATAGCAGACCGTGCTCTGGAAACTCTCGTTGGCGTCGCCGCCGGAGTCATCCTCGCGTTGTGCATCCGTGAACCCCGGCAGACGCGGCGCGACTTGCCGTAA
- a CDS encoding glycerol-3-phosphate dehydrogenase/oxidase codes for MSNDPAPGTRAARPAQPLPLKVDVLVVGGGINGTAIAREAALRGLQVALIERHDLAVGASAWNSRMIHGGIRYLEHAEFRLVYESLHERERLLRTAPHLVKPYPLMIPFYRHNNRPAWLLNLGMTLYDLLSMGKSTPNRQILSLDKLRSEWPGITADGLVGGGVYYDTQVRWAERLCVENALAAKAAGATIHTHVSALRVLHSGGTVTGVLVRDEMTGQESEIRADVVINAAGANIDDIPGIGSGQPLIGGTKGTHVLVEPFEGAPKTAVHYEAVSDGRAVLVLPWNGKYLIGATDIFVEGDPALARTDAEEIDYLLEETNRLIPSAGLSRESVVFSYVGVRPLPRASKPGSSANVSRDHVIHDHAPQTAGLWSIIGGKLTTHRSLAEQTLAKILKYLHVRSRTRKSVTRVLPLPGGNTSDWAKFRAGYQAVSTFPSGHVDRLLDIYGTRVTVLEHLAALRPELRAEVTPGVLGAEIANAFEEEFARSISDVLLRRTMTGLTRADYGDHGGAVAEASAKLGYLSNEEAERQMQEYVAEARRLLPPGSETFARQ; via the coding sequence ATGTCCAACGATCCCGCACCCGGCACCAGGGCTGCCCGCCCGGCCCAGCCTCTTCCCCTCAAGGTCGACGTTCTCGTCGTGGGCGGCGGTATCAACGGAACAGCAATCGCCCGGGAGGCCGCCCTGCGCGGGTTACAGGTTGCCCTCATCGAACGCCACGATCTTGCCGTCGGAGCATCCGCGTGGAACAGCCGCATGATTCACGGCGGCATCCGGTACCTCGAACACGCGGAGTTCCGCCTCGTATACGAATCCCTCCATGAACGGGAGCGCCTCCTCAGGACGGCTCCCCATCTGGTCAAGCCGTACCCTCTCATGATCCCTTTCTACAGGCACAACAACCGCCCGGCCTGGCTGTTGAATCTGGGAATGACCCTCTACGATCTGCTTTCCATGGGCAAGAGCACCCCGAACCGGCAAATACTGTCCCTGGACAAACTCCGCAGCGAGTGGCCCGGAATTACCGCAGACGGACTGGTGGGCGGGGGTGTGTACTACGACACGCAGGTTCGGTGGGCGGAACGGCTCTGTGTCGAAAACGCGTTGGCCGCCAAAGCCGCCGGCGCCACGATCCATACGCACGTGTCGGCCCTGAGGGTGCTCCACTCCGGCGGCACCGTCACAGGAGTCCTTGTCCGGGACGAGATGACCGGCCAGGAATCAGAAATCAGGGCAGACGTCGTCATTAACGCTGCCGGGGCGAATATCGACGACATTCCCGGAATCGGCAGCGGCCAGCCGCTCATCGGCGGCACCAAGGGAACGCATGTCCTGGTTGAACCCTTCGAAGGGGCACCAAAGACCGCTGTGCACTATGAAGCTGTGTCAGACGGCAGAGCCGTGCTGGTACTGCCGTGGAACGGCAAATATCTGATCGGCGCCACGGACATTTTCGTCGAAGGCGACCCTGCCCTGGCACGCACCGACGCCGAAGAAATCGACTATCTGCTTGAGGAAACAAACCGCCTGATTCCCAGCGCCGGCCTGTCACGGGAGAGCGTGGTGTTCAGCTACGTCGGAGTGCGGCCGCTGCCTCGCGCTTCCAAACCCGGATCCTCAGCCAACGTCAGCCGTGACCACGTCATCCACGACCACGCACCGCAGACGGCCGGTCTGTGGTCGATCATCGGGGGAAAGCTCACGACCCACCGCAGCCTCGCGGAACAGACCCTCGCGAAAATCCTGAAATACCTTCACGTCCGGAGCAGGACCCGTAAAAGCGTTACCCGGGTGCTTCCCCTGCCCGGCGGCAACACCAGTGACTGGGCGAAGTTCAGAGCCGGCTACCAGGCCGTCTCAACCTTCCCTTCCGGACATGTTGACCGTCTCTTGGACATCTACGGCACCCGGGTAACCGTCCTTGAACACCTGGCCGCGTTGCGTCCTGAACTCCGCGCCGAAGTCACCCCCGGGGTCCTTGGAGCGGAAATCGCCAACGCCTTTGAGGAAGAGTTCGCCAGGAGCATTTCCGATGTTCTGCTCCGGCGTACGATGACGGGTCTCACCCGTGCCGACTACGGCGACCACGGGGGAGCCGTGGCAGAGGCCTCGGCTAAACTAGGCTACCTCAGCAACGAGGAGGCCGAGCGGCAGATGCAGGAATACGTGGCGGAGGCCCGACGCCTTCTTCCCCCGGGCTCAGAAACCTTCGCCAGGCAATAA
- a CDS encoding dihydroxyacetone kinase family protein codes for MAYLFNNPTDFADQLTDGFAAAYPQWIRKVPGGVVRSNGTAPGSVVVIAGGGSGHYPAFAGLVGPGLVHGAAMGNIFASPSAQQIYSVAKSAHAGGGVLLTYGNYAGDVLNFTLAQDRLNAEGIRTLMVAVTDDISSASVDEIDKRRGIAGDLAVFKAAGACADAGGDLDEVFRVATRANERTRSFGIAFSGCTLPGASAPLFSVPAGRMAVGMGIHGEPGISEQDLPTADDAAELMVRSLLAEVPEDLNGRRVGVILNGLGSVKSEELFVVYRKIAQLLDFAGIIVVDPEVGELVTSFEMAGVSLTLFWLDDELEKYWTAPASTPAFRKGAASGAGPRYASETPDESAKTELPDASVVSREAAAQVQKLLESVQAVIDENVDELGRLDSIAGDGDHGIGMQRGTAAAAAAGRAALAGGAGAGTLLSVAADAWADRAGGTSGVLWGMIIKSIGQSLGDNEPPTASSISQGVAEAGKQVMQFGKAEPGDKTLVDVLIPFSRALTAGIRSGNPPEKAWHAAADVADAAATSTASLLPRMGRARPHAEKSVGTPDPGAVSMAMIIRTVERGLARKGESND; via the coding sequence ATGGCTTATCTCTTCAACAATCCGACTGACTTCGCAGACCAGCTCACCGACGGATTCGCCGCCGCATATCCCCAGTGGATCCGAAAGGTCCCCGGCGGCGTGGTCCGCAGCAACGGAACCGCCCCGGGCAGCGTCGTTGTCATCGCCGGCGGCGGATCCGGCCACTACCCTGCCTTCGCCGGCCTCGTCGGCCCCGGCCTGGTTCACGGCGCAGCAATGGGAAACATCTTCGCGTCCCCGTCTGCGCAGCAGATCTACTCCGTGGCCAAGTCAGCCCACGCCGGTGGTGGAGTCCTGTTGACCTACGGAAACTATGCCGGAGACGTACTGAACTTCACGCTGGCACAGGACCGCCTGAACGCCGAAGGCATCCGGACGCTGATGGTCGCCGTCACCGACGATATTTCGAGTGCTTCGGTCGACGAGATCGACAAAAGGCGGGGAATCGCCGGCGATCTGGCCGTGTTCAAGGCAGCCGGCGCCTGCGCAGACGCAGGAGGTGACCTGGATGAGGTTTTCCGGGTCGCCACCCGGGCCAATGAACGAACCCGTTCTTTCGGGATCGCCTTTTCGGGGTGCACACTCCCCGGAGCATCGGCGCCGCTCTTCAGCGTCCCTGCCGGACGCATGGCAGTCGGCATGGGCATACATGGCGAACCGGGCATCAGCGAACAGGATCTTCCGACGGCGGACGACGCCGCCGAACTGATGGTCCGTTCCCTGCTCGCCGAGGTGCCGGAGGACCTGAACGGCCGCCGGGTCGGCGTCATACTCAACGGTCTCGGGTCTGTGAAATCCGAAGAACTCTTCGTCGTTTACCGAAAAATCGCACAGCTGCTGGACTTCGCCGGGATCATTGTGGTGGATCCTGAAGTCGGCGAGCTGGTGACCAGCTTCGAAATGGCCGGCGTATCCCTGACCCTTTTTTGGCTTGACGACGAACTTGAAAAGTACTGGACGGCTCCCGCGAGTACCCCGGCCTTCCGGAAAGGCGCAGCAAGCGGCGCTGGCCCCCGGTACGCCTCGGAAACCCCGGACGAATCGGCAAAGACCGAGCTGCCGGACGCTTCAGTAGTCTCCCGCGAGGCTGCCGCTCAGGTGCAGAAACTTCTGGAATCCGTGCAGGCCGTGATAGACGAAAATGTGGACGAGCTGGGACGACTGGACTCCATTGCAGGCGACGGTGACCACGGGATCGGCATGCAGCGGGGCACTGCCGCAGCCGCGGCCGCCGGCCGGGCGGCCCTCGCCGGCGGCGCAGGCGCCGGAACCCTATTGTCAGTGGCCGCCGACGCCTGGGCCGACCGCGCGGGCGGAACATCCGGTGTGCTGTGGGGGATGATCATCAAGTCCATAGGCCAGAGCCTGGGCGACAACGAACCGCCCACCGCCTCGAGTATCTCCCAGGGCGTCGCCGAGGCCGGGAAGCAGGTCATGCAGTTCGGCAAGGCCGAGCCCGGCGACAAGACTCTGGTCGACGTTCTGATTCCGTTCAGCCGTGCCTTGACTGCGGGGATCCGTTCCGGGAACCCGCCGGAGAAGGCCTGGCACGCCGCGGCGGACGTGGCCGATGCGGCCGCCACATCAACGGCCTCCCTCCTCCCTAGGATGGGGCGCGCCCGGCCACACGCAGAAAAGAGCGTGGGAACCCCGGACCCGGGTGCGGTTTCCATGGCAATGATCATCAGAACGGTCGAACGCGGCCTGGCCCGAAAAGGAGAGAGCAATGACTGA
- a CDS encoding NAD(P)-dependent alcohol dehydrogenase, whose translation MTTQSTTPTAPTMRASVLTRPGTVEVQDVPVPTLTDNQVLVRISAVGVCGSDTHFFHEGHIGDMVVKEPLILGHESAGRIVAIGADVSPDRIGERVSIEPQKPCRVCEYCKGGQYNLCPDIEFYAAPPIHGAFAEFAAIDSDFAYPVPDHVSDAAAALIEPLSVAIATCRKAAVQPGSRVLIAGAGPIGILVAKVAGIYGAADITVSDPAPHRREFVLGAGATRAVDPRSDDLAGAGTLFDVFVDASGAPAAIQAGIRAVKPGGKVVLVGMGADTVELPVSLIQNREIELTGIFRYTNTWPMAIDLVASGLVDLDALITHRFGLEDVKTALLTGGQDPHAIKSIIVP comes from the coding sequence ATGACCACGCAGAGCACCACGCCAACCGCCCCGACCATGCGGGCCAGCGTGCTCACCCGCCCGGGCACCGTTGAGGTCCAGGACGTGCCCGTCCCGACGCTGACCGATAACCAGGTCCTGGTCCGAATCTCCGCCGTCGGTGTCTGCGGATCTGATACCCACTTCTTTCATGAAGGCCACATCGGGGACATGGTCGTGAAGGAACCCCTGATCCTCGGCCACGAATCAGCGGGCAGAATTGTTGCTATAGGAGCCGACGTTTCCCCCGACCGCATCGGTGAGCGGGTCTCCATCGAGCCGCAAAAGCCTTGCCGGGTCTGTGAATACTGCAAGGGCGGTCAATACAACCTGTGTCCGGACATTGAGTTTTATGCGGCGCCTCCCATCCACGGCGCGTTCGCCGAATTCGCCGCAATTGACTCCGACTTCGCCTATCCCGTTCCGGATCATGTAAGCGATGCGGCGGCTGCGCTGATCGAGCCGTTGTCGGTCGCGATCGCCACCTGCCGCAAAGCCGCCGTACAACCCGGGTCCCGTGTGCTCATCGCCGGGGCCGGGCCTATAGGGATTCTCGTGGCAAAGGTCGCCGGGATCTACGGTGCTGCGGACATCACGGTATCGGATCCGGCCCCGCACCGGCGCGAGTTTGTCCTCGGAGCCGGTGCCACACGGGCGGTGGACCCCCGAAGCGATGACCTCGCCGGCGCCGGCACCCTGTTTGACGTCTTTGTGGATGCCTCAGGGGCTCCGGCTGCGATCCAGGCCGGCATACGTGCTGTAAAGCCTGGCGGAAAAGTCGTACTCGTAGGGATGGGAGCCGACACCGTGGAGTTGCCTGTATCGCTCATCCAGAACCGGGAAATCGAGTTAACGGGAATCTTCCGCTACACGAACACCTGGCCCATGGCCATTGACCTGGTGGCGTCCGGTTTGGTGGACCTTGATGCTCTGATCACACACCGCTTCGGACTCGAGGACGTCAAAACAGCCCTGCTGACCGGAGGCCAGGATCCTCACGCCATCAAGTCCATCATCGTTCCCTGA
- a CDS encoding triose-phosphate isomerase family protein, translating into MYFGHDETLEWCRQVAAMARRHQALQNGDVKLFVLPSFQALVPARQILADTPVAIGAQNLHWEDRGAFTGETSGLALAETGCRYVEVGHAERRRLFGEDDAIVTAKTAAALRNGLIPVICVGEPEEGTAEEAAAVCLAQLSSALQPEQGNRPGSAAVVAYEPVWAIGSTSPASSRHISEVCARLREWLTSQKNFAQWSVIYGGSAGPGLLTQLGSGVDGLFLGRFAHRIEALSDIIDEASRLRDDYVMAGG; encoded by the coding sequence ATGTACTTCGGTCATGACGAAACACTGGAATGGTGCCGCCAGGTGGCTGCGATGGCCAGGCGTCACCAGGCCCTGCAGAACGGAGACGTGAAACTCTTCGTACTCCCAAGCTTCCAGGCACTGGTTCCCGCCCGGCAAATTCTTGCTGACACCCCGGTGGCAATCGGCGCCCAGAACCTGCACTGGGAAGACCGGGGGGCCTTCACCGGAGAAACCAGCGGCCTGGCGCTGGCGGAGACGGGTTGCCGTTACGTCGAGGTCGGGCACGCAGAGCGCCGCAGGCTTTTCGGCGAGGACGACGCGATCGTGACGGCCAAGACCGCCGCCGCGCTGAGAAACGGACTCATTCCCGTGATCTGTGTGGGCGAGCCCGAGGAAGGTACGGCGGAAGAGGCCGCCGCGGTCTGCCTTGCCCAACTCAGCTCGGCACTTCAGCCGGAGCAGGGCAACCGGCCTGGTTCTGCCGCCGTCGTGGCCTACGAACCCGTCTGGGCCATTGGTTCCACGAGCCCCGCATCTTCGAGGCACATCAGCGAAGTGTGTGCCCGCCTCAGGGAGTGGCTCACCAGCCAGAAAAACTTTGCCCAATGGTCCGTCATTTACGGAGGAAGCGCTGGACCAGGCCTGCTGACGCAGCTCGGCTCCGGCGTTGACGGACTGTTCCTGGGCCGGTTCGCGCACAGGATCGAGGCGTTGTCGGACATCATCGACGAAGCTTCCCGCCTCCGAGACGACTATGTCATGGCGGGCGGATAG
- a CDS encoding DeoR/GlpR family DNA-binding transcription regulator, translating into MAEGAVRIEQLAERFGTSQMTIHRDLDELEARGLLRKSRGVATALSSSLVESSDVFRTGQQQQEKREIAHAAVELIETGQAIFLDDSTTVLQMARLIPSHTPLTVITNVLTLINELKDTRGISLVALGGNYYNWCSSFMGGTTIEAINKIRADAFIMSTAAITDDICFFQSQATVDIKRAMFHSAAKRILLVDHTKFEKRALHALAPLSDFDVVVVDSKTKPEDISRLRSHNVHVVVADRQTGHAEDSRYG; encoded by the coding sequence ATGGCCGAAGGGGCCGTGCGCATCGAACAGCTGGCAGAGCGCTTCGGGACCAGCCAGATGACGATCCACCGCGACCTTGACGAGCTGGAGGCCCGTGGCCTGCTGCGGAAGTCGAGGGGTGTGGCAACCGCATTGTCCTCGAGCCTCGTTGAATCCAGCGACGTCTTCCGGACCGGGCAGCAGCAGCAGGAAAAGCGCGAGATCGCCCATGCTGCCGTGGAGCTCATCGAGACGGGGCAGGCAATATTCCTGGACGACTCCACCACGGTGCTTCAAATGGCAAGGCTCATCCCTTCACACACGCCGCTGACAGTCATCACCAACGTGCTTACCCTCATCAACGAGCTGAAGGACACACGGGGAATTTCCCTTGTGGCACTAGGGGGAAACTACTACAACTGGTGCAGTTCATTCATGGGCGGAACGACAATCGAAGCGATCAACAAGATCCGCGCCGATGCATTCATCATGTCAACGGCAGCGATCACGGATGACATCTGCTTCTTCCAAAGCCAGGCGACGGTGGACATAAAGCGTGCCATGTTCCACTCCGCAGCGAAAAGGATCCTGCTGGTAGATCACACAAAATTCGAGAAACGGGCTCTCCACGCACTCGCACCTCTTTCCGACTTCGACGTCGTCGTGGTGGACTCCAAAACCAAACCCGAGGACATCAGCCGGCTGAGGTCCCACAACGTGCACGTTGTCGTCGCGGATCGCCAGACCGGCCATGCCGAAGATTCCCGCTATGGATAA
- a CDS encoding FGGY-family carbohydrate kinase produces MTYVIGLDCGLTVTKAVVFDAAGSVISQATVASPHATPRAHWVERDAEQLWAAACTAIQSAIAGAELGPADISAVAVTGHGDGLYLLSADGQPSRAAISSMDSRAQPIVERWRAAGVHEKALQLSGQVPFAASPASVLKWLTENEPEVLARTRWAVSCKDYINARLTGVAATDFTEASESFTNKATQRYDDDILNLYGLADYGHLRPPIHASDDIIGTVTTAAAELTGLSPLTPVVAGLHDVDASALGSGALRPGQLVMVAGTYSINEIFAGAPVTDPDWFVRNAPVAGRWLNMAISPASTTCLEWFLKTGALNYGTDALASGRSVYDHVSDAYASVRDDKDAPVFLPYLYGSPIDVSGDGAFLGLKGWHVQAHLVRAVLEGIVFNHRHHVDALRSRLTPTEIRLTGGAARAPYWVQLFADALNAPVLGVQTEQTGALGAALCALSGIGIFPSLESAMDSITTECVPYEPDPGRADRLETQYNRYRKYALTLSSR; encoded by the coding sequence GTGACTTATGTAATCGGCCTCGACTGCGGGCTAACAGTGACCAAGGCCGTTGTTTTCGACGCGGCGGGAAGCGTCATTTCCCAGGCCACGGTGGCAAGTCCCCATGCGACGCCCAGGGCACACTGGGTGGAGCGGGACGCCGAGCAGCTCTGGGCAGCAGCATGCACGGCAATCCAGAGCGCCATCGCAGGCGCCGAACTAGGACCCGCCGACATCTCGGCAGTTGCCGTCACAGGCCACGGTGACGGGCTGTATCTGCTTTCCGCGGACGGACAGCCCAGCAGGGCGGCCATATCATCAATGGATTCACGTGCGCAGCCCATCGTCGAGAGGTGGCGGGCGGCCGGGGTTCACGAGAAAGCCCTCCAACTTTCCGGACAGGTACCTTTTGCGGCTTCGCCGGCCTCCGTCCTGAAATGGCTGACCGAAAACGAGCCGGAGGTCCTTGCACGGACCCGATGGGCAGTTTCCTGCAAGGACTACATCAACGCGCGGCTAACCGGCGTTGCCGCAACGGATTTCACCGAGGCCAGCGAATCGTTCACCAACAAGGCAACCCAGCGGTATGACGACGATATTCTCAACCTCTACGGGTTGGCAGACTACGGCCATCTGAGACCGCCCATCCACGCTTCCGATGACATCATCGGCACAGTCACCACCGCTGCAGCCGAGCTCACCGGCCTGTCTCCACTCACACCGGTCGTCGCAGGATTGCATGACGTCGATGCTTCAGCACTCGGCAGCGGAGCCCTCAGACCGGGTCAACTCGTGATGGTCGCCGGGACCTACAGCATCAACGAGATTTTCGCCGGTGCCCCCGTCACGGACCCGGACTGGTTCGTCCGCAACGCGCCAGTGGCTGGCCGGTGGCTTAACATGGCCATCTCGCCCGCTTCCACAACCTGCCTGGAATGGTTCCTCAAAACCGGTGCGCTGAACTACGGAACCGATGCCCTCGCATCGGGCCGCTCCGTCTACGACCACGTCTCGGATGCCTACGCGAGTGTTCGCGACGACAAAGACGCACCTGTATTCCTGCCCTACCTCTACGGCAGCCCCATCGACGTCAGCGGCGACGGGGCCTTTCTCGGGCTAAAGGGCTGGCACGTGCAGGCACACCTCGTGCGGGCTGTCCTCGAAGGCATCGTCTTCAACCACCGCCATCACGTCGATGCCCTACGCAGCCGACTGACGCCCACGGAAATCCGGCTCACCGGAGGCGCCGCCCGGGCACCCTATTGGGTCCAACTCTTCGCAGATGCTCTAAACGCCCCCGTGCTCGGCGTCCAGACCGAACAGACAGGCGCCCTCGGGGCAGCCCTCTGTGCCCTCAGCGGCATTGGGATCTTCCCGTCGCTGGAATCAGCCATGGACTCCATCACGACCGAATGCGTCCCCTATGAACCGGATCCGGGACGCGCGGATCGGCTTGAAACACAGTACAACCGGTACAGGAAGTATGCACTCACCTTGAGTAGCCGCTGA
- a CDS encoding NAD-dependent formate dehydrogenase, whose translation MAKIVCVLYPDPIDGFPPEYARDTIPVLNSYPGGQTLPTPSSLDFRPGDLVGCVSGELGLRKFLEERGHTLVVTSDKEGPDSIFDRELADADVVISQPFWPAYLTAERIARAPKLKLALTAGIGSDHVDLDAAIARDITVAEETYSNSISVAEHAVMQILALVRNYLPSHQWAAQGGWNIADCVSHAYDIEGMDVGVIAAGRIGQAVLRRLAPFDVRLHYTDKRRLSPELEQELGLTFHPDARSLARAVDVVSIHAPLHPETRNLFNEELIGSMRRGSYIVNTARAQIVDRDAVVAALESGQLAGYAGDVWYPQPPAADHPWRTMPYNGMTPHVSGTTLSAQARYAAGTREILEAWLDGKPIRDEYLIVDGGKLAGAGAVAYTASQDAGNS comes from the coding sequence ATGGCAAAGATCGTTTGCGTTCTGTACCCGGATCCCATCGACGGCTTCCCGCCGGAGTACGCCCGGGACACTATCCCCGTCCTGAATTCCTATCCCGGCGGCCAGACGCTGCCCACCCCCAGCAGCCTGGACTTCCGTCCCGGCGACCTGGTCGGCTGCGTTTCCGGTGAGCTGGGGCTGCGCAAATTCTTGGAGGAACGCGGCCACACCCTGGTCGTCACCTCGGACAAAGAGGGCCCCGACTCCATCTTCGACCGTGAACTTGCCGATGCAGACGTGGTGATCTCGCAGCCGTTCTGGCCCGCCTACCTGACCGCCGAGCGCATTGCCCGCGCACCCAAGCTAAAGCTCGCGCTCACCGCCGGCATCGGCTCGGACCACGTCGACCTGGACGCCGCTATCGCCCGCGACATCACCGTCGCCGAAGAGACCTACAGCAACAGCATCAGCGTCGCCGAGCATGCCGTCATGCAGATCCTGGCACTGGTCCGGAACTACCTTCCCTCCCACCAGTGGGCGGCCCAGGGAGGCTGGAACATCGCCGACTGTGTCTCCCACGCCTACGACATTGAGGGCATGGACGTTGGCGTCATCGCTGCCGGCCGCATCGGACAGGCAGTACTGCGCCGTCTGGCGCCGTTCGATGTCAGGCTGCACTACACCGACAAACGCCGGCTATCCCCGGAGCTGGAGCAGGAACTGGGATTGACCTTCCACCCGGACGCCCGCTCACTGGCCCGGGCAGTGGACGTTGTCTCGATCCACGCACCGCTGCACCCGGAAACCCGGAACCTCTTCAACGAAGAACTCATCGGTAGCATGCGCAGGGGCTCCTACATCGTCAACACCGCCCGTGCCCAGATCGTCGACCGCGACGCTGTCGTGGCCGCCCTGGAATCGGGCCAGCTGGCCGGCTATGCGGGCGACGTCTGGTACCCGCAGCCCCCGGCAGCCGATCACCCGTGGCGGACCATGCCCTATAACGGCATGACCCCGCACGTCTCCGGCACCACCCTCTCGGCGCAGGCCCGCTATGCCGCCGGAACCCGGGAAATCTTGGAGGCTTGGCTGGACGGGAAACCGATCCGCGACGAATACCTCATCGTTGACGGCGGCAAGCTCGCCGGAGCCGGCGCTGTCGCCTACACCGCCAGCCAAGACGCCGGCAACTCCTGA
- a CDS encoding ribose-5-phosphate isomerase: protein MTDKFRIVIGCDNAGYAYKEALKADLEKSELVASVRDVGVDETGQTAYPTIAIAAAEMIAAGTADRALLVCGTGLGVAIAANKVEGIRAVTAHDSYSVERSVLSNNAQVLTFGQRVVGLELARRLAREWLTYRFDETSASAEKVQLMNDYEADRGA from the coding sequence ATGACTGACAAGTTTCGAATCGTCATCGGCTGCGACAACGCCGGATACGCATATAAAGAGGCGCTCAAGGCCGACCTCGAAAAAAGCGAACTCGTGGCGTCCGTCCGTGACGTCGGTGTCGACGAGACCGGCCAGACCGCTTACCCCACGATTGCCATCGCCGCGGCAGAAATGATCGCCGCCGGAACGGCTGACCGGGCGCTGCTGGTCTGCGGTACCGGCCTGGGTGTCGCCATCGCAGCCAACAAGGTCGAAGGCATCCGCGCCGTGACGGCCCACGACAGCTATTCCGTCGAACGTTCCGTCCTCAGCAACAATGCCCAGGTGCTCACATTCGGGCAGCGGGTGGTGGGTCTGGAACTCGCACGGAGACTGGCGCGTGAATGGCTCACCTACCGATTCGATGAAACCTCAGCTTCGGCCGAAAAAGTCCAGCTGATGAATGACTACGAGGCAGACCGCGGTGCCTGA